One Arthrobacter sp. StoSoilB19 DNA window includes the following coding sequences:
- a CDS encoding glycoside hydrolase family 3 N-terminal domain-containing protein: MTPEEKAGQVLLPFFKGNQVEAHAALIQRLHLAGSIIMGDNVPRDAQGNVDVAAMGAVNQRLQQAVAAGGRRWPGIIGVDQEGGAVARLGQPLTEWPTPMSYGAAGNPALTREAGKGLAGELVPLGFDLDFAPDTDVTIGPSDPTIGARSMSADPAAAAAHGVAFAQGMLDAGVLPTVKHFPGHGSVTADSHLSLPVQPAGIDQLRARDWKPFQAAVAAGLPVVMTGHIAVPALEPGVPASLSAPSYAAMRELGFKGVAVTDALNMGAVDKQYPAGAAAVKALGAGADLLLMPADVEQAHAAILQALAAGTLPASRLDEAAQRVATMMIWHARTTPPAGTAGTGAPAGSGAALSAWVSASAVTVVSGPCSGPLVPGAVRVAGGGPGDRERFEAAAARAGLAVGSGPLVNLIGFGGNPAAGDIAVALDAPWPLQNSTAPVKLALYGRTDAAFDALVAVLAGKAPAPGKLPAAVGPFPAGTGCP, encoded by the coding sequence ATGACTCCGGAGGAGAAGGCGGGGCAGGTTCTGCTCCCGTTCTTCAAGGGCAACCAGGTGGAGGCGCACGCCGCGCTCATCCAGCGGCTGCACCTGGCCGGATCCATCATCATGGGCGACAACGTGCCACGCGATGCGCAGGGGAACGTGGATGTTGCCGCCATGGGCGCGGTGAACCAGCGGCTGCAGCAGGCTGTCGCCGCCGGCGGCCGGCGGTGGCCCGGGATCATCGGCGTGGACCAGGAAGGGGGCGCCGTGGCACGCCTGGGGCAGCCCCTGACTGAATGGCCCACGCCCATGAGCTACGGAGCGGCCGGCAACCCGGCCCTGACCCGGGAAGCAGGAAAGGGCCTGGCCGGCGAGCTGGTGCCGCTGGGATTCGACCTCGACTTCGCGCCGGATACCGACGTGACCATCGGGCCCAGCGACCCCACCATCGGCGCGCGCTCCATGTCCGCGGATCCTGCCGCCGCCGCAGCCCACGGGGTCGCCTTCGCCCAGGGCATGCTGGACGCCGGCGTGCTTCCCACCGTCAAGCACTTTCCCGGCCACGGCTCGGTGACCGCGGACTCCCACCTCAGCCTCCCGGTCCAGCCGGCCGGCATCGACCAGCTCCGGGCCCGGGACTGGAAACCCTTCCAGGCGGCGGTGGCCGCGGGCCTGCCGGTCGTCATGACGGGCCACATCGCTGTGCCTGCGCTGGAGCCCGGTGTGCCGGCGTCGCTCTCCGCACCGAGCTACGCCGCGATGAGGGAGCTCGGATTCAAAGGTGTAGCCGTGACGGACGCCCTCAACATGGGAGCCGTGGACAAGCAGTACCCCGCCGGCGCAGCAGCCGTAAAAGCTTTGGGAGCCGGCGCCGACCTGTTGCTGATGCCCGCGGACGTGGAACAGGCGCACGCCGCCATCCTCCAGGCCCTGGCCGCCGGCACGCTTCCCGCCTCCCGGCTGGATGAGGCCGCGCAGCGGGTGGCCACCATGATGATCTGGCATGCCCGGACCACGCCGCCTGCCGGAACAGCCGGCACAGGTGCCCCGGCCGGAAGCGGTGCGGCGTTGTCGGCGTGGGTTTCGGCGTCGGCCGTGACGGTTGTCTCCGGTCCCTGCAGCGGACCCCTGGTGCCCGGTGCGGTGCGCGTTGCCGGCGGGGGACCGGGGGACCGGGAGCGCTTCGAAGCCGCGGCCGCACGTGCCGGCCTCGCGGTTGGATCAGGACCGCTGGTGAACCTCATCGGCTTCGGCGGGAATCCAGCGGCCGGGGACATTGCCGTGGCCCTGGATGCCCCCTGGCCGCTCCAAAACTCCACGGCTCCGGTGAAGCTGGCGCTGTACGGCCGCACCGACGCTGCCTTTGATGCGCTGGTGGCCGTGCTGGCAGGAAAGGCGCCTGCTCCCGGGAAGCTGCCCGCCGCCGTCGGGCCTTTCCCCGCGGGAACCGGCTGCCCCTGA